One genomic window of Carassius gibelio isolate Cgi1373 ecotype wild population from Czech Republic chromosome A10, carGib1.2-hapl.c, whole genome shotgun sequence includes the following:
- the slc2a11l gene encoding solute carrier family 2 member 11, like: MTGALRELARSPVLVAAIFISGIGGTFQYGFHISVLNSPSLFIKELVNSTCQQRYGRSLEPWELSLIWSFIVSMYCMGGLAGTLYAGHLAGAYGRKTTLLLNNVVAICGAVLMLLSKTALSFEMIMVARVLYGINAGVSLTVHTMYILECAPKRLRGMVGVSVATFVSMGKFFGQLLGISEVLGTEEHWIWLLAFSGVAALLQLLTLPLLPESPRYLLLEKADKHGCETALRRLWGAKKDPGPEMEEMLAEHTSLKSVQIHGLMDLFLDHNVRWQLLTILVTFVTLQLCGINAVYLYSFDVFQAAGIAKENLRYAALGTGLCEVSTSIACVLIIERTGKRVLLFRGYLCMAASLALLTLTLYLQDFVSWMPYCSMVLIFTYIFFFSSGPAGVTAPLPGEIFTQSYKPPAFMVACILNWVGLFLVGMLFPLIVEHLDYFCFLVFFVFCFFSGVFVWFHVPETKNKTVLEITEDFKRMHQKRRHSLQSKLSSVHINNIQTTICTKL; encoded by the exons TTTATTAAAGAGCTGGTGAACAGCACCTGCCAGCAGCGTTATGGCCGCTCTCTGGAGCCCTGGGAGCTGTCCCTCATCTGGTCCTTCATTGTGTCCATGTACTGCATGGGAGGACTGGCTGGAACCCTGTATGCTGGACATCTGGCAGGCGCGTATGGAAG GAAGACGACTCTGCTTTTAAACAACGTGGTGGCAATCTGTGGAGCTGTGCTGATGTTGTTGAGTAAAACCGCCCTCTCGTTTGAGATGATCATGGTGGCACGTGTCCTATACGGCATCAATGCTG GTGTGAGTTTGACTGTCCACACCATGTATATTTTGGAGTGCGCCCCCAAGAGGCTGCGTGGGATGGTTGGTGTGTCTGTGGCTACTTTTGTCTCAATGGGGAAGTTTTTTGGCCAGCTGCTTGGGATCAG tgaggtGTTAGGCACTGAGGAGCACTGGATCTGGCTGCTGGCCTTCAGCGGGGTCGCTGCTCTCCTGCAGCTGCTAACCCTTCCCCTTCTCCCTGAGTCCCCACGGTACCTCCTGCTGGAGAAGGCAGACAAACACGGCTGTGAGACAG CTCTGCGCAGGCTGTGGGGAGCTAAAAAGGACCCTGGACCAGAGATGGAGGAGATGTTGGCTGAACACACCTCCCTAAAGAGCGTGCAGATCCACGGGCTCATGGACCTCTTCCTCGACCACAACGTCCGCTGGCAGCTCCTCACCATCCTCGTCACGTTTGTCACGCTGCAGCTCTGCGGCATCAATGCT GTCTATCTCTATTCGTTTGATGTGTTTCAAGCTGCTGGTATTGCCAAGGAGAACCTGCGCTATGCCGCCCTGGGGACGGGCCTGTGTGAAGTCTCCACCTCTATTGCCTGT GTGCTGATCATTGAGAGAACAGGGAAGAGAGTGCTTCTTTTTAGGGGTTACTTGTGCATGGCTGCCTCACTGGCCCTGCTTACACTCACACTTTACCTTCAG GACTTTGTATCCTGGATGCCTTATTGCAGCATGGTGCTTATTTTCACCTACATATTCTTCTTCTCTAGCGGTCCAG CCGGGGTGACAGCACCACTTCCTGGTGAGATTTTCACACAGTCCTATAAACCTCCGGCGTTCATGGTAGCCTGCATCCTCAACTGGGTGGGACTCTTCCTGGTGGGCATGCTGTTTCCTCTCATAGTG GAGCATTTGGATTATTTCTGCTTCCTCGTATTTTTTGTGTTCTGCTTCTTCTCTGGTGTTTTTGTGTGGTTCCACGTGCCTGAGACAAAGAATAAAACGGTTCTGGAGATCACAGAggactttaagagaatgcaccaGAAGCGCAGACACTCACTACAGTCGAAACTGAGCTCAGTACACATAAACAACATCCAGACCACCATATGTACCAAGCTTTAG